The following is a genomic window from Amycolatopsis acidiphila.
AGCTGACCTACGGCCGGTCGATCACCGACGCGTGCCTGGACTGGCCGACGACGGCGGGACTGCTGGACCGGCTGGCGCAGGCGGTGGGCCGCCGGGGCTGACTGCCGGGGCGCCTGCCCGCCGCGCCGGCGGTGGTGGGCAGGCGCCCCGGCGGGGCGGACTCACCGCCGGGCGCGGAGGGACTCGATCACGCGCCAGCGCTCCAGGTTGTGCCGGGCGTCGGCGAGGGCGTCGTGGGCGTCGGTGGGCGGGGCGGGCAGCTTGGGCTTGCCGACGTCCTCCCACCGCTGCCGCAGGTCACGCGTGAACCGCGGCAGCTGCCTCGGCAGCGCGGGCATCGGACCCCACAGCTGCGCCAGCGCGACGTGGTCGTAAGCCGCGTACCAGGCCCACAGCTCGATCCCGCCCGGCGGCTTGCCGAGGAACTCCAGCAGGTCCGCGCGGATCCGCTCCCGGCTGCGCCACGCCGGATCGGCCGGCGAGGGCAGCTTCGGCAGCACGTTCTCGCGCACCCACGGCCCCGCCTTGCCCGGGTCGAAGTCCGTCGAAACCGCGTAGAACTCCCGGCCCCGCTCGTCCACGACACCGATCGACACCAGATCGATCGTCACGCCGTCCTCGATGAACTCGGTGTCGTAGAAGAATCGCACCGCAGCACCCTAGGCGGCGCTCAGCCGGCCTTCGTCTCCGGTACCCGGTCGGTCTCGCGCGCCGACTGGGCGGGCACGGCCGGGCGCACGCCCGCGGCCTCGGCCGTCATCAGCTCCTTCGCCCGCGCCGCGTAGATGTCCACGTACTCCTGGCCCGACAGCTCCATCAGCGCGTACATGATCTCGTCGGTGATCGACCGCTCCACGAACCGGTCGCCCTGCAGGCCCTCGTACCGCGAGAAGTCCAGCGGCTCGCCGAAGCGGATCTCCAGCCGCCGCGGCCGCCACATCTTCGAGCCGATCGGGTTGACCTTGTCGGTGCCGATCATCGCCACCGGGACCACCGGCACCCCGGCCTCCAGCGCGATGCGCGCGACGCCGGTCTTGCCCTTGTGCAGCCGCCCGTCGGGCGAGCGGGTGCCCTCGGGGTAGATGCCCAGCAGATGGCCTTCGCGCAGCAGCCGGATGGCGGTGTCCAGCGCGGCCTGCGCGGCGCTGCCGCCGGACCGGTCGATCGGGATCTGGCCGATCCCGGTGAAGAACCACTTCTTCAGCCGGCCCTTGACACCCTTCTCGGTGAAGTACTCCGACTTCGCCGGAAACGTCACCCGCCGGCGCACGCGCAGCGGCATGAAGAACGAGTCGGCGACCGCCAGGTGGTTGCTGGCGAGGATCGCGCCGCCGGTGGCGGGCACGTTCTGTGCGCCGGTGACCTTGGTCGGCCACAGCGTCTTGAGCAACGGGCCGAGCAGCACCCATTTGAGCAATCGGTACAGCACAGCGATCCGCCCCTCCAACCCGCCCGACCAGCCTGCCTGACAGGGTACGAACAGTGACCGCCCGAGCACAACGTCCCTCCTGCCGGGTGCGCGCGATCTCACAGGCCCGCCGGGCATGTCCTGATCCCCGCGCGCGTGCGACGATGGGTCGGGTCAGGTCGAAGAGAAGGGGCGGCCGAGATGCCCGTACTCGCCGGGGCGGAACCGTTCTCGCACACCGGATCGGTCGAAGCCGGGGTGCTGCTCTGCCATGGCTTCACCAGCACGCCGCAGAGCATGCGGCCGTGGGGCGAGTACCTGGCCGAGCGCGACTTCACCGTCCGCTGCCCCCGGCTGCCCGGCCACGGCACCACCTGGCCGGAGCTCAACCGCACGAGCTGGCCCGATTGGTACGGCTGCGTCCGCACCGAGCTGCTCGCGCTGCGGGAGAAGTGCGAATCGGTTTTCGTGTTCGGCCTGTCCATGGGCGGCACGCTCGCGCTGCGGCTGGCACAGGACTTCGGCGAGCAGATCGCGGGCCTGGTGCTGGTCAACCCGTCGGTGACGACGCTGCGGCGGGACGCGAAGCTGCTGCCCCTGCTCGCGCGGGTGCTGCCATCGGTGCCCGCGATCGCGAACGACATCGCCAAGCCCGGCTCGACCGAGCTGGCCTACCCGCGCACCCCCGTGCGGGCGACCGCGAGCCTGGCGCAGCTGTGGCGCCTGGTGCGCGCCGACCTGGCGAAGGTGACCCAGCCGCTGCTGCTGTTCCGGTCCCGGACCGACCACGTGGTGGAACCCGTCAACGCCCGGCTCGTCCTTGCAGGTGTGCGCAGCGAAAACGTCACCGAGGTGGTGCTGGAGAACAGCTTCCACGTGGCTACGCTCGACCATGACGCTCCGCTGATCTTCGAGCGCAGCGTGCAGTTCGCACAGGAGCAGGTGGGATCCCGATGAGCTCGCACGGCACCGACCCGGAGGACGTGGACGCGACTTTCGCGGCCATCGTCGCCGACCTGCGCGCGGAGGGGGTCGGCGAGTTCGTCGACGAACCGGTGGAGCCCCAGCCCCGCCCCGAGAAGACACCGCCCGCCGAACCCGAGCAGCCCGAGCCGTCGTGGCGCGTCGGCGGTACGACGTGGGACGACACGGTGCTCGGGGACGATCCGGCCGACGACGAGGAGCACTACGTCCCGCCCGAGCCGCCGCCGCTGCCCCGCCCCGGCAAGGGCGCGTTCGTGGTGCTGCTGTTCTTCGTGGTGGGCCTGTTCCTGCTGATCGCGCCCGGCCTGATCGGGGTCACCCAGTCACTCGGCACCCCGCTGGGCATCCTCGCGCTCGCCACGGCGATCGCATTGCTGCTGTTGCGCGTCAAGCAGGGGCCGCCCGACGGGGCCGACCCCACGAACGGCGCGCAGGTCTGAATGCGGATCGACTTCTCCCCGTCGCGACGTTCGACGGTGGGGGCGGAGTGGGAGCTCGCGCTGGTCGACCGCCGCAGCGGGGAGCTCTCGTCGGTGGCCGAGCGCATCCTGGAGGCGGTGCGCCCGGACGGCCGGGAGGAACACCCCAAGATCAAGCAGGAGCTGCTGCTCAACACCATCGAGGTCATCACGGGCGTGTGCGACACCGTCGGCGAGGTGGCCGCTGACCTGGCGGAGTCCCTCGAGACGGTGCACTCGGTGATCGACCCGCTGGGCGTCGAGCTGTTCTGTGCGGGGACGCATCCGTTCTCGCCGTGGTACCAGCAGAAGGTCACCGACAAGGCCCGCTACCAGAAGCTCATCGACCGGACCCAGTGGTGGGGACGGCAGATGCTGATCTACGGCGTCCACGTGCACGTCGGGCTCGACTCGCGGGAGAAGGCGCTCCCGGTGCTGGACGCGCTGCTGAACTACGCACCGCACCTGCAGGCGCTCTCGGCGTCGTCGCCGTACTGGGGCGCGGAGGACACCGGCTACGCCTCGAACCGGGCGCTGATGTTCCAGCAGCTGCCGACGGCCGGGCTGCCCTTCCAGTTCCGCAAGTGGTCGGAGCTGGAGCACTACGTCGACGACATGTTCAAGACCGGCGTGATCGACCACTTCTCCGAGATCCGCTGGGACATCCGGCCGGCGCCGCACTTCGGCACGGTCGAGATGCGGGTGTGCGACGGGCTGCCGACGCTGGAGGAGGTGTCCGCGATCGCGGCGCTGACCCAGTGCCTGGTGGACGACTTCAGCGAACGGCTCGACAACGGCGAGGAGCTGCCTTCGCTGCCGCCGTGGCACGTGCAGGAGAACAAGTGGCGCGCGGCGCGCTACGGCCTGGACGCGATCATCATCCTCAACTCGGGCGGGGACGAGCGGCTGGTCACCGAGGACATCTGGGACGTGCTCGACCGCCTGGAGCCGGTCGCCCGCCGGCTGCGCTGCGTGGACGAGCTGCGCGGGGTCGAGACGATCCTGCGCCACGGCGCGAGCTACCAGCGGCAACGGGCCGTGGCACGCGAGCACAACGGCAGCCTGAAGGCCGTCGTCGCCTCGCTGATCGCCGAGATGCGTGAGGGGATTCCGAAGAGTTCCGGTTAACCTGCTCGCATGCCCAAGGTCGTCATCGCGCCGGACAAGTTCAAGGGAACCCTCCCCGCGAAGGAGGTCGCCGACGCGATCGCGGCGGGCCTGCGCCGCGCGGTGCCGGACGTCGAGACGCTGGAGTGCCCGATCGCCGACGGCGGGGACGGGACGGTCGCGGCCGCCGTCGCGGCCGGGTTCGAGTACGTCCCGGCGGAGGCCACCGGGCCCACCGGCGAGCGGGTGCGAACCGGCTACGCCCGCAGGGACGGCACGGCGGTGGTCGAGCTGGCGGCGGTGTCGGGGCTGACCATGATGCCGGAGCTCGCGCCGCTGACCTCGAACACGCTGGGCGTCGGCGAGCTGATCGCACACGCGCTCGACGGCGGGTGCACGAAGATCGTGCTGGGGCTCGGCGGCAGCGCGAGCACCGACGGCGGCGCCGGGCTCGTGCGGGGGCTGGGCGCGCGGCTGCTCGACGCCGAGGGCAACGAGATCCCCTTGGGCGGCAGGGCTTTGCTCGACCTCGCGAGCATCGACCTGACCGGCCTGCGCCGCGCGGAGATCGTGGTCGCCAGCGACGTGGACAACCCGCTCCTCGGCGAGTACGGCGCCGCCGCGGTCTACGGCCCGCAGAAGGGTGCGACCCCGGCGGACGTCGCGCTGCTCGACAGCGCCTTGAAGCACTTCGCGGACATCGTCGGCACCGAACTCGTCGACGCGCCGGGCGCCGGGGCCGCTGGTGGGACGGGGTTCGCCGCGCTGGCGGTCCTCGGCGCGACCTTCCGGCCCGGCATCGACGTGATCCTGGAGATGACCGGGTTCGCGGACAAGCTGCCCGGCGCGGACCTGGTGATCACCGGCGAGGGCTCGTTCGACGAGCAGACGCTGCACGGCAAGGGCCCGGCGGGGATAGCCCAGCAGGCGCGCGGGATTCCGGTGGTCGCGATGGCCGGGCGGATCGCGCTGAGCCGGGAAACCCTCGTGGAGAACGGGTTCTCCGCGGGCTACGGGCTCACCGACATCGAGTCCGATGTGGAGCGTTGCATGACCGACACGGCGGTGTTGCTGGAGCAGCTGGCCGCGAAGGTCGCGGCCGACTGGCTCTAGGCGAACATGGTCTTCCACTCGTCCAGCGACTTCGGCCGGTAGACGAAGTTGTTCTCCCGCACGGAGGACAGCGGCGCCGAGGGTGCGGCGGAGTACTGGTGCCCCGGGAACACCACGGGGTCACCGGGAAGCTCGGCCAGCGCGCGCAGGCTGTGGTACATCGCCTCCGCGTCGCCGCCCGGGAAGTCGGTGCGGCCACAGCCTTCGAGGAACAGCGTGTCCCCCGCGACGAGCCGGTCGCCGAGCAGGAAGCACTGGCTGCCGGGCGTGTGGCCCGGGGTGTGCAGGAGCCGGACCGGGATCTCGCCGACGTGCACGACGTCGTCGTGGTCGTGACGGGTGAGGTCGGTCGCGGACAGGCCGGTGACGCGCTGCACCCACTCGGCCTCGGCGCGGTTGACGTGCACCGGGACGGGCTCGCGGGCGAGCAGCTCCGCGAGCCCGGCGAGGGTGAAGCCCATCATGCTGCCGCCGACGTGGTCGGGGTGGTGGTGCGTGGCCAGCACCCCGGTCAGCCGCATGTCGTCCGCCGCGAGCACGTCGAGCAGGTCGCCAACCGCGTACGCCGGGTCGACCAGCACCGCCTCTCGCGTCTCGCGATCGCCGATCAGGTAGGCGAAGTTCACCATCTGGGTGGCGATCGGGTCGCCGACCGCGAAGTCGCGGCCGGACAGCAGCTGGCGGAAGTACAGGCGGTCGGACATGCTCCTGAGACTAGGACACTCAGGCGAACTTGGTCTTCGGGCGCTCCTGCTTCACGTCGTCCACGAAGACGTCCACCTTCTCGTCGTAGAAGCAGACCAGGCCCTGCACCTTCTGGCTCTCCGGCAACGGCGTCCGGTAGTACCACACGATGTCGCGGTGCAGCTCGTCCCCGACGCGAACCGAGTAGTACTCCGCCGAACCCTTGTACGGGCAGTGCGTGACGGTGTCGCTCGGCTCGAGCAGGTCCAGCCGGATGTCGGTCTTGGGCAGGTAGTACCGCGTCGGCAGGCCGGTCTCGAACAGCAGCCGCGGGCTGTGCGTGTCGGCGACGGTCACGCCGTCGATCTCGATGCGCACGTGCCGGGAGCTGGCGAGGATGTCGACGCGGGTGTGCGGGTCACGGGGGTGGACGAAGATCTCCTCGTCCTCCTCGAACCAGCTGTCCATCGCCTCGAAGTCCAGCCGGATGTGGCCGTGCAGCTCCTCGATCGGCGAGTCCTCGTACTCCAGCGCCGCGTCCACCGCCTCGCGCTCGTCGACCCGGACCGTCGAGAGCTTGCCGTCGCCGCGGCTCGGGGAGTGGTAGGTGTTCGCGGACGGGACGAGCGCGTCCGGGACGAAGTCCTCACGTGGGATGTAGTAGGCGGGGTAGTAGGGGATCTCCCACACCAGCAGCGGCCGGATGGTGTCGGCGACGACCTTGCCGCCGAAGACCACCCGCACCCGCTTGGCACCGTGTTCGACCCGCACCCGGCCTCGGCCGTCGTTGCTCATGCTGGCTGCAACCACGGCCGCCGCGGGGTTATTTCTCCGGCAGCTGCTCGCGTGCCCAGTCCGCCCACTCCCGGTGCATCGCGGTGAAGCGCAGGCCCCATTCCAGAGCCAGCCTGCCGTACACCGCCAACGCGTTGTCGCCCCACTCGAGCTGCTCGTCCAGCTTGCGCAGCGACTCGTGGTGCTCGGTCGCGACCCCGGCGGTGGTGGCGAGGAAGGCCCTGGCCTCGTCGGGTTCGAGCGCGTTGAGGAAGAACACCCGCAACAACAGGTCGTCACGACGGGTGCGCGGGCGGGTCTCGAGCAGCCAGTGCCGCAGCTCGGCCCGACCCTCGTCGGTGATCGCGTAGACCTTGCGGCCCCGCGGCCCCTCCTCCACGACGGTGATCAGGCCCGAGTCCGCGAGCTTGGCCAGCTCGCCGTAGAGCTGGCTCTGGGTCGCCGGCCAGACGTTGCTCAGCGAGACCTCGAACTTCTGCATCAGGTCCCAGCCACTGCCGGGCTCCTCGGACAGCAGGCCGAGCACAGCGTGTCGAAGACTCATGCACGCAGCATACCTTCCAGTCTTGACATGTCTAGTTCTGACCCTCTAGTTTCGACATGTCAAGACTGGAATGTCGAGGAGCGGACGATGAACTACCTGCGGAGTTTCGCCCCCTGGATCGTCTACGCGGCGGTGGCGACCCAGCTCGACTGGCGCTACAGCGCGCTGGTCGGGTTACTGCTCTCGGCAGGACTGGTGGTGTGGGAACGCCGGGAGCGCAGGCCGTGGGACTCGATGGTCATCGAGCTGAGCGCCGCGGTCTTCTTCGGGTTGCTGGCGGTGTTCGCGTTCGCCGATCCGGGCTCGGCCGCGAGCGACCAGGTGGTCACCATGTCCTCCGCCTGGCTCGCGCTCACCGCCTGGGGCTCGCTGGTGATCGGGCGGCCGTTCACGCTCGGCATCGCGCGGCAGATGGTGCAGCCGCAGCTGTGGCGGAACCCGCTCTTCCGGCGGACCAACGTCGTCATCACCGCGGTGTGGGCAAGCGCTTTCACGATCGAGGCGCTCGCACTGGGCTTCCTGCTGGCGTTCGCGCCGCACGCCACCGCCGCCGTCGTCACCTTCAAGGTCGCCGGCTTCGCCGTCCCCGTCCTGTTCACCATCCGCTACCCGCGGATCGTCCGCGCCCGCGCGCTGAAGGAGCCCGCATGACCCGCACGAGCTTCCACCTCAAGGGCAACTACGCCCCCGTCGCCGACGAGCTGACGGCGTTCGACCTGCCCGTCACCGGTGCCATCCCGCCCGAGCTGACCGGCTGGTACCTGCGCAACGGGCCCAACCCGCGCGACGAGTCGGCGCACTGGTTCACCGGGGACGGGATGATCCACGGCGTGCGGCTGGAGAACGGGCGCGCCGCCTGGTACCGCAACCGCTGGGTCCGCACCCGCAGTTTCGAGGACCCGTCGATGCGGCTGCGGGGGCCGGACGGCAGCCGCGACCTCACCGCGTCGCTGGCGAACACCCATGTCGTGAACCACGCCGGGCGGACGCTCGCGCTCGTGGAGTCGTCGCTGCCCTACGAGGTGACGCACGAGCTGGAAACCGTGGGCCCGTACGACTTCCACGGCAAGCTGCACACCGCGATGACCGCGCATCCCAAGATCTGCCCCGAGACCGGGGAGCTGCACTTCTTCGGGTACGACGTGCGCGAGCCCTACGTGACCTACCACCGGGCGGACGCCGCCGGCGAGCTGCAGCTGTCCCGGCCGATCGACGTGCCGGGGCCGACGATGATGCACGACTTCACCCTCACCAGCAGGCACGTGGTGTTCCTCGACCTGCCGGTGGTGTTCGACGGCGCCCGCGACGGGATGCCCTATCACTGGGACGCCGGTTACGGGGCGCGGATCGGGGTGCTGTCGCGGGAGGACCCGCACGGCGAGGTCCGCTGGTTCACCGTCGACCCGTGCTACGTCTTCCACACGCTGAACGCGCACGAGGCGGGCGAGACGATCGTGCTGCACGTGGTGCGGTACGCGCACCTGTGGTGGCCGGGGCACGAGGACGCGCCCTCGACCCTGTGGCGGTGGACGATCGACCTGCGGGCCGGCACCGTCCGCGAGGAGCAGCTGGACGACCGGCCGTGCGAGTTCCCGCGGATCGACGACCGGCTGGCCGGTCTGGACGTCCGCTACGGCCACGTCACCGCCGGCGACGCGCTCGTGCGGTACGACCTGCACGCCGGCGGGTCGGCGGCGCACACCTTCACCGAGGGCCGCACCCCGGGGGAGGCGGTGTTCGCGCCGCCGAACTGGCTGATCACGTACGTGTACGACCGGGCAAGGGACAGCAGCGACCTGGTGATCCTGGACGCGACGGACCTGCGCGCGCCGGTCGCCACCGTGGCGCTGCCCAGCCGCGTCCCGGCGGGGTTCCACGGCAACTGGATCGCGGACGGGCATCCCGGCGCCTGATCGGGCGATGGGCGGCGGCGGGTCCTGGACACGTTCTCCCCGGACTGCTAAGACAGACCAGTCTCCCTCATCGAGGGGAGGAGGACGCATGCTCGAAGGACTCGAGTTCTCGCGCCGCTCCGAGCGCGGCGCCACCACCGTGGTGGTCGCCGGTGAGCTGGACGCCTTCACCGCCCCCTCGCTCGCGAACGAGCTGGACACCCAGCTGGCCCGTGCCGAACGGGACGTGGTGGTCGACGTCAGCGAGGTGACCTTCATGTCCGGCGCCGGGCTGGAGGTCCTGATGACCGCCGCCGCCGAGGCGGCGGGCACCGGGATCAGGATGCGGGTGCGCACCACCGGTTCCCGTGCCGTCGAGCGCGTACTGGAGGCCGCCGGCGGCGAGCACCTGCTCCCTCGCGCCGACTGACCCGGTTTGCCCGCCCGGCCCTGGGGTATCTCCGGGACATGACCTTGCCCGAGGAGGACCGGCTCCGCACCCTGCTGTCCGAAGTGGACTATCCGTGCGACCGCGCCGAACTGCTCCGCCAGGCCGCCGCCCACGGCGCCGACGACGGCACCCTCGGCCATCTCGGCTGCCTGCCCGAACGCAGCTATGCCGGGTTCGACGCGGTCAACAGCGCGCTGACCGAGACCGGATGAGACCCCCACGGAGCCGGGATGCGGCTGGCCAGGAGTGATCTGTCGGCGCCAGGGATCCGGCGCCGGAAAAGCGGTAAGGGCTTTCGCTACTTCACGCCTGAAGGCGAGCCGCTGCGCGACGCGGAGACGCTCGAGCGCGTGCAGGACCTGGTGATCCCGCCCGCGTGGCGCAAGGTGTGGATCTCACCGCGCCCGAACGGGCACATCCAGGCCGTCGGCGTCGATGACGCGGGCCGCAAGC
Proteins encoded in this region:
- a CDS encoding polyadenylate-specific 3'-exoribonuclease AS; this encodes MRFFYDTEFIEDGVTIDLVSIGVVDERGREFYAVSTDFDPGKAGPWVRENVLPKLPSPADPAWRSRERIRADLLEFLGKPPGGIELWAWYAAYDHVALAQLWGPMPALPRQLPRFTRDLRQRWEDVGKPKLPAPPTDAHDALADARHNLERWRVIESLRARR
- a CDS encoding glycerate kinase; protein product: MPKVVIAPDKFKGTLPAKEVADAIAAGLRRAVPDVETLECPIADGGDGTVAAAVAAGFEYVPAEATGPTGERVRTGYARRDGTAVVELAAVSGLTMMPELAPLTSNTLGVGELIAHALDGGCTKIVLGLGGSASTDGGAGLVRGLGARLLDAEGNEIPLGGRALLDLASIDLTGLRRAEIVVASDVDNPLLGEYGAAAVYGPQKGATPADVALLDSALKHFADIVGTELVDAPGAGAAGGTGFAALAVLGATFRPGIDVILEMTGFADKLPGADLVITGEGSFDEQTLHGKGPAGIAQQARGIPVVAMAGRIALSRETLVENGFSAGYGLTDIESDVERCMTDTAVLLEQLAAKVAADWL
- a CDS encoding alpha/beta hydrolase, with the translated sequence MPVLAGAEPFSHTGSVEAGVLLCHGFTSTPQSMRPWGEYLAERDFTVRCPRLPGHGTTWPELNRTSWPDWYGCVRTELLALREKCESVFVFGLSMGGTLALRLAQDFGEQIAGLVLVNPSVTTLRRDAKLLPLLARVLPSVPAIANDIAKPGSTELAYPRTPVRATASLAQLWRLVRADLAKVTQPLLLFRSRTDHVVEPVNARLVLAGVRSENVTEVVLENSFHVATLDHDAPLIFERSVQFAQEQVGSR
- a CDS encoding carotenoid oxygenase family protein, coding for MTRTSFHLKGNYAPVADELTAFDLPVTGAIPPELTGWYLRNGPNPRDESAHWFTGDGMIHGVRLENGRAAWYRNRWVRTRSFEDPSMRLRGPDGSRDLTASLANTHVVNHAGRTLALVESSLPYEVTHELETVGPYDFHGKLHTAMTAHPKICPETGELHFFGYDVREPYVTYHRADAAGELQLSRPIDVPGPTMMHDFTLTSRHVVFLDLPVVFDGARDGMPYHWDAGYGARIGVLSREDPHGEVRWFTVDPCYVFHTLNAHEAGETIVLHVVRYAHLWWPGHEDAPSTLWRWTIDLRAGTVREEQLDDRPCEFPRIDDRLAGLDVRYGHVTAGDALVRYDLHAGGSAAHTFTEGRTPGEAVFAPPNWLITYVYDRARDSSDLVILDATDLRAPVATVALPSRVPAGFHGNWIADGHPGA
- a CDS encoding lysophospholipid acyltransferase family protein encodes the protein MLYRLLKWVLLGPLLKTLWPTKVTGAQNVPATGGAILASNHLAVADSFFMPLRVRRRVTFPAKSEYFTEKGVKGRLKKWFFTGIGQIPIDRSGGSAAQAALDTAIRLLREGHLLGIYPEGTRSPDGRLHKGKTGVARIALEAGVPVVPVAMIGTDKVNPIGSKMWRPRRLEIRFGEPLDFSRYEGLQGDRFVERSITDEIMYALMELSGQEYVDIYAARAKELMTAEAAGVRPAVPAQSARETDRVPETKAG
- a CDS encoding STAS domain-containing protein — translated: MLEGLEFSRRSERGATTVVVAGELDAFTAPSLANELDTQLARAERDVVVDVSEVTFMSGAGLEVLMTAAAEAAGTGIRMRVRTTGSRAVERVLEAAGGEHLLPRAD
- a CDS encoding PadR family transcriptional regulator, with amino-acid sequence MSLRHAVLGLLSEEPGSGWDLMQKFEVSLSNVWPATQSQLYGELAKLADSGLITVVEEGPRGRKVYAITDEGRAELRHWLLETRPRTRRDDLLLRVFFLNALEPDEARAFLATTAGVATEHHESLRKLDEQLEWGDNALAVYGRLALEWGLRFTAMHREWADWAREQLPEK
- a CDS encoding DUF427 domain-containing protein, which translates into the protein MSNDGRGRVRVEHGAKRVRVVFGGKVVADTIRPLLVWEIPYYPAYYIPREDFVPDALVPSANTYHSPSRGDGKLSTVRVDEREAVDAALEYEDSPIEELHGHIRLDFEAMDSWFEEDEEIFVHPRDPHTRVDILASSRHVRIEIDGVTVADTHSPRLLFETGLPTRYYLPKTDIRLDLLEPSDTVTHCPYKGSAEYYSVRVGDELHRDIVWYYRTPLPESQKVQGLVCFYDEKVDVFVDDVKQERPKTKFA
- a CDS encoding glutamate--cysteine ligase, translated to MRIDFSPSRRSTVGAEWELALVDRRSGELSSVAERILEAVRPDGREEHPKIKQELLLNTIEVITGVCDTVGEVAADLAESLETVHSVIDPLGVELFCAGTHPFSPWYQQKVTDKARYQKLIDRTQWWGRQMLIYGVHVHVGLDSREKALPVLDALLNYAPHLQALSASSPYWGAEDTGYASNRALMFQQLPTAGLPFQFRKWSELEHYVDDMFKTGVIDHFSEIRWDIRPAPHFGTVEMRVCDGLPTLEEVSAIAALTQCLVDDFSERLDNGEELPSLPPWHVQENKWRAARYGLDAIIILNSGGDERLVTEDIWDVLDRLEPVARRLRCVDELRGVETILRHGASYQRQRAVAREHNGSLKAVVASLIAEMREGIPKSSG
- a CDS encoding DUF2795 domain-containing protein, which encodes MTLPEEDRLRTLLSEVDYPCDRAELLRQAAAHGADDGTLGHLGCLPERSYAGFDAVNSALTETG
- a CDS encoding MBL fold metallo-hydrolase; amino-acid sequence: MSDRLYFRQLLSGRDFAVGDPIATQMVNFAYLIGDRETREAVLVDPAYAVGDLLDVLAADDMRLTGVLATHHHPDHVGGSMMGFTLAGLAELLAREPVPVHVNRAEAEWVQRVTGLSATDLTRHDHDDVVHVGEIPVRLLHTPGHTPGSQCFLLGDRLVAGDTLFLEGCGRTDFPGGDAEAMYHSLRALAELPGDPVVFPGHQYSAAPSAPLSSVRENNFVYRPKSLDEWKTMFA